The Gemmatimonadota bacterium genome includes the window AGCTCGCTTCGGGCCCGGATTCCGGCTCGGCGGCTCGGCCAGATCCTGGTGCTCTCGCTGGCGGTGGGAGGGCTCGGCATCGCGGGCGAGGCGGCGTTCCGCGCCGAGTTGACGAGTCCTGAGGCCCGAATGCCGAGCGCGGTCTACTCTCGAGCCCTGCCCTGGGGCGGCGACGGCAGCCGGGAACAGCCCGTGCTCGTGGCCACGATCGATGATCGGTTGGCCGAGCGGAGGATCCCGCTCCGGGTCGAAGAGCTCCCCGAACATCTCATTCAGGCCGTGCTCGCGGTGGAGGACCAACGGTTTTACGAGCATGCCGGCCTCGATTTCCGGCGGATCGGTGGGGCGCTGTTGGCCAACCTCAAGGCTCGCCGGGTGACCCAGGGCGGGAGCACCCTGACTCAGCAGCTCGCGAAGAATCTGTTTCTGTCGGCCGACCGGACCCCGCTTCGGAAGCTCCGCGAATCGGCCTATGCCTCGGTCTTGGAAGCGCAACACGGCAAGGCCGAGCTCCTCGAGGCCTACCTCAATGAGATCGACCTGGGCCAGGACGGCGACAACCAGATTCACGGGGTCGGGGCGGCTGCCCGCTTCTACTTCGGGAAGGATGCCCGGAAGATCGGCCCAGCGGAGTCCGCTTGGTGACCTCGGCCCTCGAAGGTGTCGTGACCCGCGGCACCGGACGGGCGCTCGATGTCGGAGGCCGGTTCGGTGCGATTGCCGGGAAGACCGGCACCTCGAATGACTGGCGTGATGCGTGGTTCGTGGCGTACTCCTCCACGCTCGTCGTCGGTGTATGGGTTGGGTTCGACGATGGCCGAAGCCTTCGGATGACCGGCGCCACCGCGGCGTTGCCGATCGTGGCCGGGTTCCTCGCCCAGGCGAATCCCGACGACGAACCGTGCGAGGATGAGGTCCCCGAATGGCGGGTGGACCGGGACTGGCGGGACCGATTTGAAGCTCGGGCTGAGCGACTGCTGCTTCGACTGCTGACCGGACGCCGGGATCCGACCGGGCGGTAGTTGCCGGGCCGGGGTGGTGCCGCGATCTTTCCGCCTCACCATTTCCCGCAGGTCATTCGATGCCCCGGAACCTGATTTACCCGACCCTCGCCCTGATCCTCGCCGCCTGTGGCGCGAAACCCGACGCCGGGGCCAACGCCGACTCGGCTGCCGCAGCGCCGCCGGCTGTGGCTCCGGCCGCGCCGGCCGCTGACGTCATCCCGACCACCACCTTCGCACCGGCACTAGGAGTCGACGTCGCCACCATGACGAAGACGGCGACCGGTCTCTACTACAAAGACTTGGTGGTCGGCACCGGCGCCGAGGCCACGATCGGCACGACGGCATCGCTCAACTATGTTGGTACCCTACCGGACGGCACCCAGTTCGACGCCAGCAACGGGAGGCCGTATTCGTTTCGCATCGGCGACAAGCGGGTCATTCAGGGATGGGACGACGGGGTGCCCGGCATGAAGGTCGGGGGCAAGCGGTTGCTGGTCATTCCGTCGGAGCAGGGCTACGGCGCCAACGGGAGCGGGCCGATCCCGCCGAACGCCGTGCTGGTTTTCAGCCTCGAACTGGTGACGGTTCAGTAGCGGTTACCACGGCGATCTGGCCGTTCAAAGGCATCGGACCGACGAGCCCGACGGCGGAGGGCGGGCTTGAACACCGAACCGAGAATCGCGGTGCTCGCCGCCCTGCCGAACTCGGGATGGCTGGCCCGAAGGACCACGACGGAGGCCCGTTCGACCCGTCCCTCCCGTCCGACGATGTAGCCGAGGTGAGCCCAGCCGCAGGCCGGGGTCGTTCGAAGACTGGGCGGGAATACCGGCTCTTGAAGGAAGGCCAGCGGCTCGAGGCCCGGTTGGCGGAGACCGCGACGGCGGCACGGACCGCCAATACCCAGTTGGCCGGGATGAAGACCGCGCTCCCCGACACCACCGTGGTCCCTGCCGGCATCCGGGCTACCTACGACAGCCTGACCAATGAGCTCGAGCCCATCAAGAAGACCTTCTTCATCCGTGACGAAGGAGACGAATCCGAGTTTGACTTCTCGGAATTCCCAAAAGTGATCACGTTCAAGTTGAGCGGGGTCATCGGGAGCATCGGCGGCACCACGGTTCCGCCGACCGAGGTGGACTTGGCGCAATGGAATGAACTCAAGACCGAGGTGCCCGCGGCGATTGACCGGGTCAATGCGCCGGTGAACAAGTTGAAGCCGCTCTCTCAGCGGCTGGCGGAGGTGGGGCTCTACCCGGCTGTTCCCAAGCTGGTCGAGAAGCCGTAAAGCACGCCGACCGGGGTCTCTTCGTCCGCTTAGAGGGCGAAGAGACCCGTGGTCATCGCCACGGTTTCGCCGGCGATCCACACGTTCGCAACTTGGCCCTCCTGTTTCTCCGCTCGTGCCTCCAAAACGCTCGGCCGTCCCATCTCCGCTCCCTGCGCGATTCGCCAGCGAAACGTTCCGTTGGTTTCCGGATGGTAGTGAGCCAGGAGTCCGGCCAGGGCCGCGTTGGCGCTGCCGGTGGCCGCATCCTCCAACATCGGGTCGCCGGACGAGAATTGTCGGGTTCGGAGGTCGAACCCGTCGCTGGTTCGAGCATACAGGTGGAGATACGGCTGCCCGAACTCCAGACCGGCCAGCCGATCGAGCGCGGAGATGTCCGGCCGGGCTCGCTCGAGGGCGGCCCGGTTCCGAACTTCCGCGAGCAGGAAGGCGAGTCCCACCGATCCGGCCCGGGGCTCGTGAGTCGTGGTGACGATGTCGCCATCCGCGAGTGAAGCCGCGCGGGCCACCGCTGCGACCGGCACCGGCGGGCCAAGTGACAGCAGCTCCGGCGCCGCCAGTTCACACCAAAACCGCCCATCGGCTCGGGGTTCGATCGTGACGGACACCAGTCCCGCGATCTCCTCGAACACGACGTCGAGACGGGTCCCGACCGCCCCAAGCTCGCCGTGTGCCGCGAGCATGGCGGCCGTGCCGATATTCGGGTGGCCCGCGAAGGGGACTTCCCGGGTCGGCGTGAAGATCCGGACTCGGCGGGTGTGTCCCGACTCCGGCGGCAGCACGAACGAGGTCTCCGCGAAGTTGAATTCCCGCGCGATCTGCTGCATCTGGCCATCGCTTAAGCCAGCGGCGCGAGGAAAAACCGCCAGCTGGTTGCCGCCGAACCGGGCATCGGTAAACACATCGCAGGTATAGAACCGGTATTCCATGGTCAACTCCGAAGCGCTACCGGACCTCGGTCAGTTTGAAAAGGGGATTCTCGATGATTCCGAACCTGTTGCCGAAGGGGTCGTCCACCGCCCAGCACCCGATTGGCCCGTCGGGTCCCGGCTTGGCGTCGGGCACCAATCCCAATTCGAATCCGTCCACGTTGTAGCCGACGTAGAACGGCTCGTCGAAGTAGGGCTCTTGCTCGAGCACTTTGCTGTACCACGCCTTGCCCTTCGCGAGGTCCGGGGGCGGGATACGATACGGTCCGAAGTCCTCGGATCATTGCTATCTCAGCGTTTCCCTTGGTTCACATCGGTGATGAACTGGATCAGGCCCGGAAAGTACGTTTGCTGGTCGTCGTACATCGCCATGTGGCTCCCGTTCGGACATTCGAGATACCGCCCCTTCGGGAACTGCTCCGACATCCACTCCATGTGCTCGGGGTCCATGGAGTCATGGATGGCACCGATCACCAAGGTGGGCACGGCGATCCGGCCGAGATCGGCACTCCGGTCCCACTTCTCCAGCTTGCCGCTCGCGCCAAGCTCGCTCGGACCCTGCATCGGGATGTAGACGGCCTGGTTTACGTGTTTGAACGCCCGGTTGACCGGGTCGGGCCATTGGTCGGGCGGCATCCGGAGAATGTGTTGCTGATAGTGATTCGGAATCAGCAGTTCCATGTACCGGGGGTTGGCGTAGTCTTTCTTGGCTTCGAGCGCCTTGATCTCGGCCAGGACCTTCGGGTCCATGGCCGGCATCAGGACGTTTTCGGCGTACGAGACATAGGCCGGAATGCTCGACATCATGTTCGAGATGATCAGGCCCTTCAGGTTCTGCTGGTACTTGAGGGCGTACTCGATGGCGAGGAGCCCGCCCCACGACTGTCCCAAGAGATAGAAGTTGTCTTTGTTGAGCTCGAGCGCGACCCGAACCTGCTCGACTTCCTCGACGAAACGGGGCAGGTCCCACAAGTCGGGTTCGTTCGGTTGATCGCTGTAGTAGGAGCCGAGTTGGTCGTAGTAGTAGTACTCGATCCCGGCGCCCGGGAAGAAACTGTCGAAGGCCTCGAAATATTCGTGGGTGAAGCCGGGACCCCCGTGGAGGAGCAGGACCTTGATCGTGGGGTTGTTGCCGACCCGTTTGGTCCAGACCTTGAACGTCCCCTTGGGGGTCGTGATCGGGATCATCTTGACCCCGCCCGTCAGGATGTCGTCTCGTCCGGTGTTGTCGTGGTACATGGATTTCGTAGCCTCCGGCTGTCCGGCTGACTTGGCGCAGGCTGTGGTACCAAGTAGAGCCGCCGCCAGTATCGTCGCTCTCATCATGTGGTTGGGCCTTCGAAGAGGTTATGTCCAGCCGTTGGTCGCGATCATGGTTTCGACCCGCCGCCGAATATCGTCGCGAATGGCCCGAACGGCTTCGAGTGCCTGGCCTTTGGGGTCGGGCAGGGGCCAGTCTGCCCGGATGGCCCCTGGTACGACCGGGCACTCATCGCCGCAGCCCATGGTGATCAAGTATCCGGCGGTTGCGGCGAGTTCGGTAGACAGAAACTGCGGCGTTGCCTCTGAAAGGTCAATCCAGACTTCGCGCATGATGGTGATGGTTTCGGGATGCACGGCTTTGCCCGGAGCGGTACCGGCGGAAATCGCCCGGGCCTTGGCCGGGTTGGCCAGGTGGTTGAGCCAGGCCGCGGCCATTTGAGAACGGCCGGCATTGTGGACGCAGGCAAACAGGACGGTGGCGGTCATGGGCGGCCGAGCCTTCGGCGGGCGAGGATGACGATCGCGACCGCCGTGGTTTGTGCGAGGATGAAGCCGGCCACGTCATCAGGCCGGATTCCGGCGAAGGTGTCGGTGAGGGTGCGGGCGAGGGTGACGGCCGGATTCGCGAATGAGGTCGATGAGGTGAACCAGTAGGCTCCGGTGACGTAGCAACCCACGGCCACCGGCACCGCTTCGGCGCGCTGCCGGGCGACCAGGATGATGACGGCCAGCAGGCCGGCCG containing:
- a CDS encoding FKBP-type peptidyl-prolyl cis-trans isomerase translates to MPRNLIYPTLALILAACGAKPDAGANADSAAAAPPAVAPAAPAADVIPTTTFAPALGVDVATMTKTATGLYYKDLVVGTGAEATIGTTASLNYVGTLPDGTQFDASNGRPYSFRIGDKRVIQGWDDGVPGMKVGGKRLLVIPSEQGYGANGSGPIPPNAVLVFSLELVTVQ
- a CDS encoding PhzF family phenazine biosynthesis protein, which translates into the protein MEYRFYTCDVFTDARFGGNQLAVFPRAAGLSDGQMQQIAREFNFAETSFVLPPESGHTRRVRIFTPTREVPFAGHPNIGTAAMLAAHGELGAVGTRLDVVFEEIAGLVSVTIEPRADGRFWCELAAPELLSLGPPVPVAAVARAASLADGDIVTTTHEPRAGSVGLAFLLAEVRNRAALERARPDISALDRLAGLEFGQPYLHLYARTSDGFDLRTRQFSSGDPMLEDAATGSANAALAGLLAHYHPETNGTFRWRIAQGAEMGRPSVLEARAEKQEGQVANVWIAGETVAMTTGLFAL
- a CDS encoding alpha/beta fold hydrolase, encoding MMRATILAAALLGTTACAKSAGQPEATKSMYHDNTGRDDILTGGVKMIPITTPKGTFKVWTKRVGNNPTIKVLLLHGGPGFTHEYFEAFDSFFPGAGIEYYYYDQLGSYYSDQPNEPDLWDLPRFVEEVEQVRVALELNKDNFYLLGQSWGGLLAIEYALKYQQNLKGLIISNMMSSIPAYVSYAENVLMPAMDPKVLAEIKALEAKKDYANPRYMELLIPNHYQQHILRMPPDQWPDPVNRAFKHVNQAVYIPMQGPSELGASGKLEKWDRSADLGRIAVPTLVIGAIHDSMDPEHMEWMSEQFPKGRYLECPNGSHMAMYDDQQTYFPGLIQFITDVNQGKR
- a CDS encoding arsenate reductase ArsC, producing the protein MTATVLFACVHNAGRSQMAAAWLNHLANPAKARAISAGTAPGKAVHPETITIMREVWIDLSEATPQFLSTELAATAGYLITMGCGDECPVVPGAIRADWPLPDPKGQALEAVRAIRDDIRRRVETMIATNGWT